One Burkholderiales bacterium genomic region harbors:
- a CDS encoding TRAP transporter small permease subunit, translated as MYFLLRIAAFIDALNERIGRACAWLVLIAVLVSSGNAVSRYTFGMSSNAFLEIQWYLFAAIFLLAAGYTHRHDGHVRVDVFYSRCSKRTRAWIDIFGGLLFLLPMAIAILWLSWPMAASSFQINEGSPDPGGLLRWPVKLMIPLGFALLTLQAIAEIIKKAATITATGSAP; from the coding sequence TTGTACTTCCTTCTCCGCATAGCCGCCTTCATCGATGCGCTGAACGAGCGCATCGGCCGCGCGTGCGCCTGGCTGGTGCTGATTGCCGTTCTCGTTTCAAGCGGCAACGCGGTTTCGCGCTACACGTTCGGCATGAGCTCAAATGCGTTTCTCGAGATTCAGTGGTATCTGTTCGCCGCGATCTTTCTGCTCGCTGCCGGCTATACGCACCGACACGATGGCCACGTGCGCGTCGATGTCTTCTACAGCCGATGCTCGAAACGGACACGGGCATGGATCGACATTTTCGGTGGATTGCTGTTTCTGTTGCCGATGGCGATCGCCATCCTCTGGTTGTCGTGGCCGATGGCCGCGTCGTCGTTTCAAATCAATGAGGGTTCGCCCGATCCGGGCGGTCTTTTGCGCTGGCCTGTCAAGCTGATGATTCCACTTGGTTTCGCCCTGCTCACGCTGCAGGCGATCGCCGAGATCATCAAGAAAGCCGCCACCATTACGGCCACGGGCTCAGCGCCGTAA
- a CDS encoding TRAP transporter large permease subunit, with amino-acid sequence MIFELMGPLMFVGLVVFLLLGYPIAFSLAAVGLLFAAIGIKLDLFQVSLLQALPDRIFGIMSNQTLLAIPFFTFMGVLLERSGLAEDLLDTMGQLFGRLPGGLAYSVIFVGALLGGPAGVVAAVVIAMGLISLPIMLRYGYDVRLATGTIAASGTLAQIIPPSIVLVVLADQMAVSVGDLYAGALVPSLVLSGLYFGYVFLVTLINPKAAPPLPAEARVLRGSALARRVVSTMLPPLALIFLVLITIFLGLATPTEGAAMGAAATLAMALARRKLNWKLLREAMDQTARLTSFVIFVLIGSTIFTLVFRGVDGDLWIESLMTALPGGALGFLIFANVVVFLLAFFLEFFEIAFILVPLFAPIAQKLGIDLVWFGVLLGINMQTSFLHPPFGFALFYLRSVAPASIKTSDIYWGAVPFVIIQIIMVALVIAFPAMVTSFVSR; translated from the coding sequence ATGATCTTCGAGCTGATGGGGCCGTTGATGTTCGTCGGGCTCGTCGTTTTTCTGCTGCTCGGCTATCCGATCGCTTTCTCGCTTGCCGCGGTCGGGCTGCTGTTCGCGGCGATCGGCATCAAGCTCGATTTGTTTCAGGTCAGCCTGCTGCAGGCCTTGCCCGATCGCATATTCGGCATTATGTCGAATCAGACCTTGCTCGCGATTCCGTTTTTCACGTTCATGGGCGTGCTGCTGGAACGCAGCGGTCTGGCCGAAGATCTGCTCGACACCATGGGTCAGTTGTTCGGCCGCTTGCCCGGCGGCCTCGCCTACTCGGTGATTTTTGTCGGGGCCCTCCTCGGCGGGCCCGCCGGCGTGGTGGCCGCGGTGGTGATCGCCATGGGATTGATTTCGCTGCCGATCATGCTGCGCTATGGCTACGACGTTCGGCTCGCGACCGGAACCATCGCCGCGTCCGGCACCTTGGCGCAGATCATCCCGCCCAGCATCGTGCTGGTCGTGCTGGCTGATCAGATGGCGGTTTCGGTCGGCGATTTGTACGCCGGCGCGCTGGTTCCAAGTCTGGTGTTGAGCGGACTCTATTTCGGCTACGTCTTCCTCGTCACGCTGATCAATCCGAAAGCCGCGCCGCCGCTGCCCGCCGAAGCGCGCGTTTTGCGAGGGAGCGCGCTGGCGCGGCGCGTGGTATCCACTATGCTGCCGCCGCTCGCGCTGATTTTTCTCGTGCTGATCACAATTTTTCTCGGTCTGGCAACGCCAACCGAAGGCGCCGCCATGGGCGCCGCGGCGACGCTGGCAATGGCGCTCGCCAGGCGCAAGCTCAACTGGAAGCTGCTGCGCGAAGCGATGGACCAGACCGCGCGCCTCACCAGCTTCGTGATTTTCGTGCTGATCGGATCGACGATTTTCACGCTGGTATTTCGCGGCGTCGACGGTGATCTATGGATAGAAAGCCTGATGACCGCGCTGCCGGGCGGCGCGCTCGGTTTTCTGATCTTCGCCAACGTCGTCGTTTTCCTGCTCGCGTTTTTTCTGGAATTCTTCGAGATCGCCTTCATCCTGGTGCCGCTGTTCGCGCCGATCGCGCAAAAGCTCGGCATCGACCTGGTCTGGTTCGGCGTGCTGCTCGGCATCAATATGCAGACGTCATTCCTGCACCCGCCGTTCGGCTTCGCGCTTTTCTATCTGCGCAGCGTCGCGCCGGCGTCGATCAAGACCAGCGATATCTATTGGGGCGCGGTCCCGTTTGTGATCATTCAGATCATCATGGTAGCGCTGGTCATCGCGTTTCCGGCAATGGTAACGAGCTTCGTCTCGCGATAA